Sequence from the Camelus bactrianus isolate YW-2024 breed Bactrian camel chromosome 21, ASM4877302v1, whole genome shotgun sequence genome:
cagtgaGACAGTGCATCAGCGTGAGGAAAGccagctgctgctgcagccagaCCAACAGGTCAAGTTCAAGGGGACCCCTCTCCATTCTGTGCCCTTGAAACCCCTTTAGCAACCCATTCACAAGTCAGGGACCACGTAACAGCCCTCACCTCACTGCAGGGACCCCCTTGTCGGTCCCCTATAGAGGGTGCTTTACTCTTAGTCATGACTCTCATCTAAGCTGGAGTCGGGCCTCCACGTGGAAGCTTAGGGCCTCAACCACTGGGGGCTGCCATGGGGTGACACTTGGCCACACTCCGTTCTCACAGAAGGACTCAGGGAGACATTTCCCTTCCATGGCATTTCCTGGTCGGACCCCCCAGGCCCTTGGCTCAGGCTGCTGTCTAAGCAGCAGTGAGCAGAGGTCTGCTGCCCCCGACTCCTGTCACCTCACCTTGGACGGGGGGATTTCATCATAGATTCTCGACTCTGCTCGCTGGGTGTCTCTCGAAGCCGTGATGTATGCGTATACAGTTCTCTTTGAGGCAGCATCTGTGTCACAAACAAACATAGAAGCACAGTCTGTGAAAGGTGGCTGAAGTCTTAGAGATGATCTATCCTAATGTTCTCTTTTTGAGATGGAGACACGACAcccaaagaggttaagtgactcccATCCTCTTGAGATGGATGCTTGGACCCCTGACTGTCTGTCCCTTTTCGAGGGATAACAGGTGGTAGGAGAAGCGCCTGGCTCAGGCCTCGCCCAGAGTTCACCGGGAATTCCTCTTTAACCCCAGAGCCCACATTAGGATAAGGAGATCCTCCCTAATCCTGGTGTGGGGACCCAAGGGCTTTCCTTAGTGTCTCTGGCACTTCGCATCCACTGCCTTGCATGGCTAGCTGTCTTTCCATGTGAGGGTCTTAGTTTTTTCCACTAGTCTGAGTCTTTCTAGGTATGCACTGTGTGGGACTCTTGTGGTGCACACCTTAATGTTACCGCCTCAGTGCTAAGCACACAGTTGGTGCTCCACAAACACGCGTTGCTCACTTGATTGATTCACACAGTCAAACACTTGTTAAGCTCCCTCTCTGTGCCGAGCTCTGTGAGGTCCTTGAGAAGCAGGCAGGAGAGATAAGTCTCTACTTTGAAGAACTCATAGGCTGGTAGAGGCATTTCTCCCCCTGTactgcttttctttcctcctgatGTGGAACATTTCAGGGTCAAGTTGAAAAGAGATGGCCAGAATTTGGGGTCTTCATAGTCCAGGACACCAACATATCCACAGACAACAAGTCTGAGCTGAGCACTATTACAGGATCCAATTTCAGAATTTAGTCCTTCCACAGACCCTGCTTCAGACTTAGTGGGTGAGCCAGACGGAATGCTCTCAAAGGACATTTATTTCTGTCCCACCTTGGATAAATGACTTCAGTCCCAGAAAGAAGGAAGGTGCATTTCCACATTTATCTCATTTGCAGATGAAAAACAGCCCTTTTTCCTTCCCAAGAGGCTGTGAGGGATTGACAACAGATGTGTCTTTGAGGAACCCTGAAGATCACCTCTGGCCCGGGAAGGTTGTGTGACTTCTCCCCATCATGAGACTCTTTGAGTTACGGTTTGTGTCATCAACTCTCTTCCCCCAGAGTGCCTCCTTCTGTGTCAAGCCCAGCCCCATCAGTTACAAGTGGAGTAGCCAACATTTACCGAGTACTTATGATGTACTTGGCACTGGGCCAAGGATTTTAtatgtgtgattccatttaatcCATTTAATAAGTCTATGCAGCATGCCctacttttatacattttttttaaccactgagAAAATGGAGACTTACAGTGATAAAATAACTGGTAGTTCATAAAAGGTCAAGCTGGGACCTTCACCCCAGACTGCCTGCAAAGTACGAGCTCAGGCTTGACTACTCTGCTGTGAACTCATCTCTTCTAGTCATCATCCGGGGAAAATTGTGACTGAGAACTTACCAGGGTTCTTACTGAAGATCTTCAAGTAGGAACCTGAGAAATCAAACACAATGAGAGTCAGGAACGTGGACTCAGAGGTACAGCCTCTCTACATCCAGGCTCATTATTAGGATTGGTGGGAAAGGAAGATTTTTGGGCGGACATTTTGGGTTAGGAGGAATGGGACAGTATAGTAATCCCCTGGGGCCTAAGATCAGGTTTCCTAATTGCAAATGGCACAATTACAGAATGATCTAAAGGGATCTAATGACCATGGAATACAAAATTAGTACATGTCCCTCAATGACCTCCAAAGGTCATAGTCAAAATAGCATGGCCTTGGAAGAGACCCAGGACACCCTCTAGTCCAGTCCTCATTTCACATGTGAGAACACCGAATCAGAGAGGTAAAGATACATGTTCAGTGAAGCACAGCTTGTTAATGACAGGGCTAAATGTGAACCTAAGTTCTGGGCCCACCACACCCTGGTGATCTCAGTAACAGATTTTGAAGACCATTCAGGGTAATGACATAAGCATTTAGGGCCATCTTTCTGGGAGAAGGtgaggtggtggggtggggactgTAGGAAGGCTGAGTCCCTGGAACAAAGGACATTTATTTCCGCCCCACCTTGGATAAATGACTTCAGtcccagaaggaaggaaggtgcaTTTCCACATTTTACTGTCTGGGAAAATCATACCTTGTCTTCTCTTGCATAAAAGGAACAAAAGCACTGAAGATAGAATGATTATCAACAGAGCGAGTACAGCCAGCCCACTCAGCAGCCCAGTGCGGCGTGCATGGAGGCCCAATGCGATGTCTGCAAATAGAAGATGCAGTGAGGTTGACTCTGGGGAAATAGTCCCAAGAGGCTGGCAAGCTTGTCTACATTCGGGGCGCCATCGATTCTGGGTGTCCTCTAAGGGAGGGCCAAAACTCTGAGGGAAACTGCTTTCTGCTATTAAAAGTCAGGATCAGAAACTGAATCAGAGAGCCAAGCGGAGGCTGCCTCAGAGCACCCTGATGTGCCTGGCATCTCTCAGAAGTCTTTGGACTCTTTTCCAGGGCTTCCTGGGAGGAGAAGCCCCCGGGGTCCAGGCCTGGCATAAAGGAAGCACCTTCCCCGGGAGGACGAGGCCCAGATTCAGGCCTTCCAGCAGGTCAGAGTCAGAGTCATATCTGAGACTccaggagagagggacagagctGGTTACCTGTACAGAGCTGCTGGGCAGAGATGGAGTTAGAATTGTTGCTGACAGGGTTCCAGGCTGTACACGTGTAAGTCAGCTTTTGGTTGTCAGAGGTCTGGAAGATTTGAACGACATTACCCACTTCCCCCAGGGGACTCCAACTGTATgtcacattcttttcttctttctccatagAGCATGTCAGTGTGACATTACAGGTGTTGTTCACAGATGTCATTAAACTCTGAGTAATTTTTGGCTTCCCAAGCCGACCTATGAAGGGAAAAACACACGAGCGAGTGGTAAGCTAGAGCTGGCTTCTACCAGCTTGTGAGAACTGACTGTTAAGTTTTCAGAAAATTTTCATGATGATTGTTAAAAACTTAcagtgaaataaattatattaaaaacaaagctaataaatactcaaaactcatcacttTCTAAATTTTTTGGACAATTTACTATTATCTATGCTCTAGAAGTTATTTATATCTAGTATATCTGTCCTTGGTAATGATGTGCAAAGTCTTCCCGACTCTGCATGTCTTAAAATCAGCCACcctgggagtatttacaccatatTGTTTGGCAAATGCTACAAAGTAGCTTGATTTTCTGCTTTGTTGACTGTCACTCTAGACTTAAGAAAGCAAAAGACGAAAGGGTACTAAAGCAAATTAAACTAAAAAGTGCATCCCGTCTGCTGCTGCCACATTATGAACAGCACCAAAAATGTTGGAAATGTTCTTCCAGTATTTGAAAACCATTATCCAGTTCAGCAAAGAAGTTGCTCGCATCATTGACGAACAAGTGAAGTTCCGATACATATGTCTTTGTTGAATCACTTTTTTCTTATTAGTTAAATTAAAGCATGTACCAATCTTCATACTGGTTGCATTCATCCATTCCTCATGTTGGTTCATTCATCAATTGCAGCTGTAGAATGGCTGGGATTTAACTGTTCATCAAAAATcagtgaaagcaaaaaaaaaaaaaatatgtgcagtatattgtgtgtatgtatttacatgcaatattttgtatatgtgcagtcacaTTGTAACatttctacctaataaaactgaaaaatgaaaagatatccagTGAAGGCATTCTGTGACAATTGACTATGTggaatttacattaaaaactattgtatattttattatcaCTTGTGCAACTGGGTGTCATACACcttttatggaaataaaattcaCAGTGTGCACACACAGCCTTTCTGACACCATTAAGAATCAGTTGAATATTTATCAGCACACCACTGCATGAAACACTCGTTAAGAACCTTTTTTTGGGCTCTGTTTTCTGGTGAATGTGTGTCCTCtttaagttttgttgttgtttttagttttgttttaaagtgcCCATGGTGAAAGTTAAAACCTCtttaaaagttcatttaaaaaatgtttttactaaAGCAATCAAAAGGTAAACTGTAAAA
This genomic interval carries:
- the CD84 gene encoding SLAM family member 5 isoform X2 is translated as MACHHLWILLLNLQTCRLGKPKITQSLMTSVNNTCNVTLTCSMEKEEKNVTYSWSPLGEVGNVVQIFQTSDNQKLTYTCTAWNPVSNNSNSISAQQLCTDIALGLHARRTGLLSGLAVLALLIIILSSVLLFLLCKRRQGSYLKIFSKNPDAASKRTVYAYITASRDTQRAESRIYDEIPPSKVLPTKEEPVNTIYSMVHCSDKSEKPSTQDSKPPGTSSYEIVI